Below is a genomic region from Streptomyces ferrugineus.
TTCTCCCTCGGCATCATCGACAAGCTCAACGGCGACGGCGACGGCGACGGCGGCGATCTCACCGGCGGCCGGGTGATCGCCGGCACGGGCACGATCGACCCGGCCGGCAAGGTCGGCGCGGTCGGCGGCGTGTCCCTGAAGACCCAGGCGGCCAAGCGGGACGGCGCGACGGTCTTCCTGGTCCCGAAGGAGGAGTGCGGCGACGCGAAGGCGGAGCTGCCGAAGGGGCTGCGCCTGGTGCCGGTGACCACGCTGAAGGGCGCGGTGAGCGCGCTGGAGGCGCTGGGGTCGGGGAAGGGCTCGGTGCCGAGCTGCTAGTGCGCCAAGGCCGGCGGCCTGGGGGTGGCGAGGCGCAGGCCGACCTCGATCAGGGTCCAGCCGAGGCGGGTGCGGAGATCCTGCGGGCGCTTGGCCGACCGGGCGAGGCGGTGGGCCTCGGCCTGGGCGCGGAGGTCGGCGGCACGCAGGCGCTGGAGCGCGCGGTGGGTCTCCGGGTCGATCATCAGGGCCTCTCCGGGTCCGTGGTGACGGGGAAGACGTGCGTGTGGAGGCGTACCTGCTCCGCGTCCGGATCGTCCTCGGCGGCCTCGAACGCCCGGTAGCCGCGGAGCAACTCGTGCATCCTGCCGATGAGTTCACGTGAGCGCTCGGGGGTCAGGCGCAGCGTCCAGTCGCTCATGTCCATCGCGTGTTCCGTCCATCGCGGGAACCACCGGTCGCGGGTGGACAGCCATGCGGACAGCTCGCGGGTGTGCTGGTTCACGAGCTCGTGCAGCAGCAGATCGGCCGCGCCGCGGACCGCGGGATCCGGGCTCTGGTACAGGTTCTCGTCCATGGCGATACCCGAGTCCACGGCCCGCCACCACCGCTCCCGCCCTTTCCCGTGCTCCGGGGCGTCCTCGATGAACCCGTGCTCGGCGAGCTGTCGGAGGTGATAGCTCGTGGCCCCACTCGACTCGCCCAGCCGCTCGGCGAGCATCGAAGCGGTGGCGGGCCCGTGCCGGCGCAGTGCGTTGAGCAGCTCCATCCGCAGGGGATGCGCGAGTCCGCGCAGCGAGCGCGCGTCGAGTTTGCGTACGTCGTGGGGTTCCGGCATACGTACAAAGGTAGTTATGCAAAGGGTTCTTTGCAACAGGTTCTTTGTAACCTCCCGCCCCTACTTCACAAACCCCTCCTCCTTCAGCCAGTCCAACGCCACCTGATGCGGATCCTCCCCGTCCACGTCCACCTTCGCGTTCAGGTCCTGCGCGACCGTGTTGTTCAGTTTCTTGGTGATCGGGTCGAGGATCTCGGGGATGGCAGGCCACTGCTTCAGGGTCTTGGTGTTGATCACGGGGGCGGCGTT
It encodes:
- a CDS encoding ArsR/SmtB family transcription factor yields the protein MPEPHDVRKLDARSLRGLAHPLRMELLNALRRHGPATASMLAERLGESSGATSYHLRQLAEHGFIEDAPEHGKGRERWWRAVDSGIAMDENLYQSPDPAVRGAADLLLHELVNQHTRELSAWLSTRDRWFPRWTEHAMDMSDWTLRLTPERSRELIGRMHELLRGYRAFEAAEDDPDAEQVRLHTHVFPVTTDPERP